In Flavobacterium luteolum, the DNA window AACGTATTTCTAAGGCTTTCGCTAAAGGATTATTAGCGAGAGTGGCACTGTTTGCAGGAGGGTGGTCATTGCATGACGGTAATCTTTTCTCCGATGAAAATGTAGAACATCATCCAACCATGCAGGCTGAAAACGGATATTACGTAGGACGTGTTAAAAACTGGCGCGATTACTATCAAATTGCCGCGCAGCAAACGGCAGAAATTTTAGGCAGTTCAGAACATCAGCATAGTTTAGATCCTAATTATGAGAATATATGGAAAACAGTTTGTAATCTAGGGCAGAATGCTTCAAATGAAAACTTATTCGAGGTTGCTTTTGGTCTTGGAAATAACGGAGATATTGGTTCATTAATGGGGTATGAAGTAGCTTCTAATACCAAATATGGTTCAAGAGGTTTTGGAGGAAGTTATGTGAGTTCACAAGCTTATTATTTTTATTCTTTTGATCCAGATGATTTACGCAGGGATACTACTTTGTCCTGGACCAGTTATGGAAGCGAAAACAAAGAGACAATGAAAACAGATGCTCTTAGTGTTAGTTTTGCAAAATGGCGTCTTGACTGGATGAATCCTTCTTATTTGTCTTTGCATAAAACAGCGAATTCCCGTATTGCCACTGGGGTAAATTGGATCATAATGCGTTATTCCGATATTTATTTGATGTTTGCCGAAGCAGAAAGCCAGTTGTCTAATCCAGATAATGTTAATGCTGTGGCAAAAATGTCTCCGCGTCAGGCATTAGAAACTGTGAGAGCCCGTGCTTTTGGAAGTAATTCATCAAAAGTAAAACAATATGATGCTAATTTCTTCAATGCTATTGTGAATGAGCGTGCATGGGAATTTGGCTGTGAAGCTATTCGTAAACATGATTTGGTAAGATGGGGACTTTTATACGATAAAATTGAAACCATGAAAAAAACATTGTGTTTAATGCTGGACAATCAACAGGCGGTTACCATTTTTGACAAAACGTATCAGGCATCTGACTTTCCGCAGACAATTTATTACAAGTTCAAGAATGCAGAATATATCGATAAGAGTTCGATTAATTATTACAGAAATTTAGGAGCCAGCCCGGGACCGGAGTATTTATCTGCTTCATGGTTTACCAAAAATGCGCAGAAACCAACCAGTGGAACAAATAAAAATTATATTGACTGGCCGGTACGTATTTTATTAGCTGGTACAGGTATTAATAAATCGTACGATTATTCCAGTTTCTTAGGTTCTATGGCTAATGGAGGTGAAATACAATCCAATTTAGTGCAATACGCCATGGGAAATAAAAGCTGTAATTACAGACATTATTTCTGTATATATTATGAAGATTTATTTGAATCTAAAGGTAATCTGACCAACTCTTATGGATACTAAACCTAAACTTGTAAAATTGGAAGAAATGAAAAAAAATATAATATTCGGACTGTTTTCTTTGCTTGCTTTAGTATTTGTAAGCTGCGAAAAAGATTATAATGACTGGGAAGTAGAAGAAGGACATGAACGTCTTTTTAAAGCTTTGATTTTTGAGGTTTCTAAAGTAGAATCAACACAGGTAGAATTAAAATTCACAAAATCAATAGATGCCACTAAATACATTTTTGAATTTAGTAAAGATAGTTTACAATTCAATCAGATTGTAAAAACAGTCGAATTGAAAAGTGCTGATTTGGTTCCTTTTGCAACTTCAACGAATCAGACCAAAGTAGAGTATCGTGAACTATTTAGTGAGCTGGATGGTGATTCCGGTTATTCGGTTCGTATGAAAAGTGTAAGTGAAGCAACCGGACTTGAATCTAAGCTAAGTCAGATCTTTTTTAGAACCCCTGCCGAGCAATTATTTAAAAGTTATACTCCGGCAGCAAATAGTTTAACTGTTGACTGGACTATTTCTCCAAGAGTGACTAAAGTAGCTTTATTCGATCAGGCGGGAGTAAATATTAGAGAAATTCCATTAACAGATCAGCAGAAAACAACAGGAACTTTAGTTATAGATAATTTAGCCATTGGAACTAGTTATATAGTAAAAATTTTGAATGAGTCAAATGTGAGAGGTTCGCTAAATGTTAGAACTACCGGTATATTTGATAGTACTATTTATAATGTCCTACCCGCTGATAACGCAACTACAATTGCTGCAGCGATTAGTGGCCTCGTAGCTACGGGTTCTAAAAACTTTACTATTGTTTTCGATAAAAACACCACTTATAATATTGGAGGAGATATTACTATTCCGACTGGCGTTAATGATATTGCTTTTGTGGGAGTTGCTGATTCTAACGGTGTACTGCCAAAATTGCTTAATGCCCGTTTTAGAGTACAAACCCAGATTAATGATTTAATTATTCAATATTTGAACACCACTTCTGCAGCAGCATTTTTTATTGATTTGGGAACTAAAAATGTACACAACATTAATATTGATGGCTGTGAAATAGATAATATTAACTCTATAGTACGTTTAAGTGGTACTTCTGTAGTCAATGATGTAAATGTTACCAATAGCAAGATTTCCAGAACAGGAGGTTATGGTGTTTTCAACGTAGCCGCAGGACAGGTTATTAATTCGATAACAGCTCAAAATTGTACCTTAACCGAAATCAGTACTCGTTTTGCTGATGTTCGTGTGGCAACAAAAATTAATTTTTCAAACATCACTTGTGTCAATATCACCACAGCAATGGGACATTTATGGCTATTTGATAATGCAAAACCGGTACAGCTTACGATTCAGAATATGATAATTGGAGGTGCAAATGGAGGCGCTAAAATCAATAGTACCAATGGTACTTATGCAAGTATTCCAATTTCGTACGCAGGTAGTTATATAACCAAAGATTTAATTGTCGATGCCAGACCATTTACAGGTATTACAGCAGTTCCGTTAGATATTTATGGTTTATTTGTAAATCCTGCTGTTGGCGATTTTCATATAAAAGAAGGTACAGGTTTCGCTGGTACAGGTGTAGCAGGTGATAAAAGATGGTTTTAATTTATAAATATTAATAGTTACAAGGGGAGTTATGACAATCATATTCCCTAAGTTATTACTATACTAACATTGTATTTTTATTATGTATAAAAAACTAACAGGCACTGTAATAGGGATATTTTGTATCTACAGTATATTATCCTTTATGCCTTCTCAAAAACGATATAAAAATTTAGATCCTTCTAAAGAGAAATTAAGAAACCAAGAGCCTTTAGAAGAACCTTTTGCTTTTCCGGGGGCGGAAGGCGGAGGTTCTAAAGCAACAGGCGGAAGAGGCGGAAAAGTAATCAAAGTCACTTCTTTAGAAGATACTGATACACCGGGAACTTTGCGAAATGCCATCAATCAGAAAGGGGCAAGAATTATAGTTTTTGATATCAGCGGAACGATTTATTTAAAGTCAGCTTTGCATATTAAGAACAATGATATTACCATTGCAGGTCAGACGGCACCCGGTGATGGTATTTGTGTGGCACACTACGATGTAAGTGTCAGTGCTGATAATGTTATCATGCGATACCTTCGTTTCCGAATGGGAGATCTAAACAAAATCGAAGCCGATGCACTTGGCGGACGTTTTCAAAAGAATGTTATTATCGATCATTGTTCTGTAAGCTGGTCAACGGACGAATGTGTTTCTTTCTATCAAAATGAAAATTTTACGCTGCAGTGGTGTATAATTTCAGAAGCTTTAAAAAACTCTTTTCATGCCAAAGGATCTCACGGATATGGAGGAATTTGGGGCGGTAAAAATGCCACGTTCCATCATAATTTAGTAGCCAGTAATGACAGTCGTAATCCTCGTTTGGGCGAATATGCCAATCATGCTTTTGCGCTTACCGATTTAGTTGATTTACGTAATAACGTCATTTACAATTGGGGAGGCAATAGTTGTTATGGTGGCGAAGCTATGAATGTCAATATTGTAAACTGTTATTACAAACCAGGGCCAGCAACTGTAAAAAAAGATCGTATTATTTCTATTGATAAAAATACGAAAGGGAATATTTCTCCCAATCCTGTATATAATATTTGGGGAAAATATTACATTAATGGAAATGTAATCGAAGGTTCTCCACAAACTACAAAAGACAATTGGACTTATGGCGTTTTCAATCAGTTTTCTCCCGGCTACGGTGCAGTTTCTGATGCTGATAAAAAGGCAATCAAACAAAATACACCTCACAAAGCCTTGCCTGTTACAACGCACACGGCTCAAAAGGCTTATGATCTAGTACTGCAATATGCAGGAGCATCTTTGATTCGCGATGCCGTTGATATTCGCATTATTAATGATGTCAAAAGTGGTAATGTAACGATTAAAGATGGAGGAAATGGCAGTAAAAATGGTATGATAGACACTCAGAATGCTGTAGGCGGATGGCCTAATTTAGCTTCTGGCATTACTTTAAAAGATACTGATAATGACGGAATGCCTGATGAATGGGAAAAAAGTAATGGTCTTCATCCTGTAAAGAATGATGCAAATGGGCATAATCTCAGTAAAATCTACGACAATATCGAGGTCTATCTGAATAGCATAATAGCTAAACAGACCGAAGAGCAGTTAAAATTATAATCCTTTTTAGAATTATTCAATTCGTTTTTGTTTTTAGTTAGCTCCGCCTGCAGAAAATAGTTTTGATTTTTGCAGGTAAGCCGACTATTGCAGACGTGTTTTATCTTTAGTACAAAATGAAAATAGCAAAATATCAAAGAATAGCCTCATTCCTTTGTTTCATGCTGGCAACTGTCCAACTAAATGCTCAGAAGCTAGTGTTGCAATATGATAAACCAGCATCCAATTGGAACGAAGCGCTTCCTATTGGAAATGGCCGTTTAGGTGCCATGATTTTTGGAAATCCGCAAAAAGAAGAATTACAGCTGAATGAAGAAACGATTTGGGCAGGAGAACCAGGGAATAATGTTCCTAAAAATACCTACACTAGTATTGAAGCTATCCGAAAGTTGATTTTTGATAAAAAGTACAAAGAAGCTCAGGATTTAGCCAATGAAACCTTCCCAAGAAAAGCACCTAAAGATTTAAATTATGGAATGCCCTACCAAACGGCGGGCAGTTTATGGCTGGATTTTCCTGAGCACGAAAAATTTTCCGATTACAAGCGAGATTTAGATATTGAAAAAGCGGTCACTTCGGTTAGTTATAAAGTAAACGGCGTATCGTATAAAAGAGAAATTCTGGCTTCTTTTTCGGATGATGTTGTTATAGTAAAATTAACCGCAGACAAGAAAAAGAGCATTAGTTTTTCTATAACTTCTACAAGTCCGCAATTATTGCATTCCGTTAGAACGACAGAAAACAGATTAATTTTCGAAGGTACTTCTGGTAGCGTTGATAATAAAGTTGGGAAAATAAATTACGTTGGTCAGGTTGGATGTACTTTAAAAGGAGGAACTTTAACTGTAAAAGCAGACAAACTTTTTATTGATAAAGCAGATGAGGTTGTAATCCGGATTGCACTGGCTACTAACTTTAAAAATTATAAGGATCTCTCAGAAAATCCGTTTCAGAAATCAGAAGCTGTTTTAGAAAAAGCATCTCAGAAAAACTATGCGACAGCTTATCAAAATCATGTTTCGGCTTATCAGAAATATTTTAATAGAGTTTCGTTGAATCTTGGGGATTCGCCCCAGTCAAAAAAAACAACTGATGTAAGGATTAAAGAATTCAATGCAAGTTATGATCCGCAGCTGGTGGCGCTTTATTTCCAGTTTGGAAGATATCTGCTTATTTCCAGTTCGCAGCCGGGGAACCAGCCAGCGAATCTTCAGGGAATTTGGAACCATAAATTAAGCCCGCCTTGGGATAGCAAATACACGGTAAATATTAATACCGAGATGAATTACTGGCCGGCTGAAACAACCAATCTGAGCGAGATGCATCAGCCGCTTTTCAGTATGCTGAAAGACTTAGCGGCAACGGGACAGGAAAGCGCAAAAGAAATGTATCACGCAAGAGGCTGGAACCTTCATCATAACACCGATTTATGGCGCATAACAGGAATTGTAGATGGCGGATTTTACGGAATGTGGCCAATGGGAGGCGCATGGTTAACCCAGCATTTATGGCAGCATTATCTTTATACAGGCGATACAGCATTTCTAAAAGAGTATTACCCGGTTATGAAAGGGGCAGCGCAGTTTTACCTTGACGTGCTTCAGGAAGAACCAGAGAAAAAATGGTTAGTGGTATCACCATCCATTTCTCCTGAAAATACCTATCAAGGCGGTATCGGGGTTTCTGCGGGAACTACAATGGATAATCAGCTGGTTTTTGATGTCTTCAACAATATAATCAATGCTTCTAAAGTGCTGGAAACGGATAAGAATTTTGCTGATTCGGTTGCAGTGGCTTTAAAACGATTGCCGCCGATGCAGATAGGGCAACATTCGCAATTGCAGGAATGGCTGCACGATTGGGATAAGCCAAATGATAAACACCGACATATTTCGCATTTGTACGGATTATTTCCTTCTGGTCAGTTATCTCCTTTAAGAACGCCCGAATTGGTTGAAGCGGCAAAAAACACTTTAATATCAAGAGGAGATGTTTCTACCGGCTGGTCGATGGGGTGGAAAGTAAACTGGTGGGCCCGCTTATTAGACGGCAATAAAGCCTTTAAACTAATTAAAGATCAGCTTCGTCCGGCACCAATGGAAAGCAAAGGAGAATCAGGAGGCACTTATCCAAATCTTTTTGATGCACATCCGCCATTTCAAATCGATGGTAATTTTGGCTGTACTGCCGGCATATCTGAAATGCTCTTGCAAAGTTATGATGGCGTGGTTCATTTACTGCCTGCTTTGCCAGATGAATGGACAAAAGGAAATGTATCGGGTTTGAAAGTACAGGGAGGTTTTGAAATTAAAGAAATGAAATGGGATAAAGGCAGCATTATTTCAGTAACCATCAAATCAAATTTAGGAGGAAATCTTCGTTTGAGAAGTTATTCAAAACTAAAAGGTAAAGGTTTGATAACTGCTGAAGGAGAAAATCCCAATTCCTTTTTTAAAATACCAGAAGTGCAAAGTCCAATCATTTCAGCCAAAGCGAAATTAATTGGATTAAAAAGTCCAAAAGTTTTTGAATATGATATCACAACAGAAAAAGCAGGGAGTTATACTTTTTATGCTGAGGAATAATTTGAAAGAGAGGCGTATTTTATATCAGAATGCTTTGGTTTTTGTCAGTAAGTACTAAAAAGTTTGATTTTTGTCAAATACCCCCTGACATTTTGCGTATTGACCTCTCTATGTTCTGCGCTGAAAAGTAGTTTTGTGATTATAAATTTTTAAATCATTCTCTTCAAAAATATGGATTGAATGAGTAATGCTTGATTAATAAACGTTGTTATGTTTAAAGTAAAAAAAGAAAAAATAAAAATTCAGATGTTGAGACAGTTGCGTATTATGGCTCTTTTGTGCAGTTCCGTAATCGCATTTGGGCAGAATCAAAAAAAGCCGTTTTCAGTACAGCTAGCCGAATCTGTAATGTATAATAATCCAGATGCATGGATGACCGATTTTCAGCAAAAGCCTTCATGGGGTTATGTGCAAGGTTTAGCTGCTCTTTCATTACAAGAAGTCAGTAAAGAAAAAAACGAATCAAAATATTTCGACTATGTCAAAAATACTTATGCTAATGTATTGATTAACAAGCAAGGAATTATTGACGGCTATCGTTTAGAGTCTTTTAAACTTGACGATGTTAATTCGGGTAAGATATTATTTTCTTTATATGAAAAAACAAAAGACGAACGCTATCGCATAGCAATTGAAGCACTTCATGAACAATTAAAAAAACAGCCAAGAATAGAAGAAGGAGTCTTTTGGCATAAGAAAATTTATACCAATCAGGTTTGGTTAGACGGTTTGTATATGGGACTTCCGTTTTATGCACAGTATGCTGTAACATTTGGCGACGCTCAGGCTTTCGATGATATTACGAAGTAATTGTTAACTGTACAAAAGCATTTAAAAGATTCCAAAACAGGATTGTATTATCACGGATGGGATGTCAGTAAAACCGTTTACTGGGCCGATCCTAAAACCGGACTATCCCAAAACTTTTGGGGACGTGGTGTAGGATGGCTATATATGGCATTGATAGATGTATTGGAATATCTTCCAGCCAATCATAAAGATCGTAAAGCATTAGAAATCATGTTTCAGGATCTGAGCGATTCTCTGTTAAAAGTTCAGGATCCAGATACAGGAGTATGGTTTCAGGTGCTTAATTATCCAAAACGAGAAGGTAATTATCGAGAAGCGACAGCCTCAGCAATGTTTGTTTATGGCTTAGCCAAAGGAATTCAATTAGAAGTTTTAAATAAAAAATACCTTAAACACCTGAAAAAAGCCTATTCAGGTTTTAGGAAAGAGTTCATTAAAATAGATGCCAATAAGCAAATAGAAATTACTTCGTGTTGCGCGGGAGCTGGTTTAGGTCCTGCAGACAATCTTGTTCGAAACGGGACTTATGATTATTATATTCATGAAGCGGTTAGATCTAATGACGGTAAAGCGATTGGTCCTTTTATAATGGCTTGTTTAATGCTGGAAAAGCATCCTCAATGGGCGGTTCTTTAATCTTAAATCGAAATTAAATATATTCAGATGAAAATAAAATATGTAGCACTTGCTTGCTTAGTGCTGACAAAAATGGGCAGTGTTTATGCACAAAAAAATACAGAAACGCTTTCTAAGGTTTGGGTATCTGACTTAGGAAACGGAAATTATAAAAATCCAATTATCTATGCCGATTATTCTGATCCCGATGTCTGCCGTGTGGGGAAAGATTATTTTATGACTGCTTCGTCTTTTAATTGTATTCCGGGACTTCCCATTCTGCATTCGAATGATTTAGTCAATTGGAAGTTAGTAAATTATGCGTTGCCAAAACAGCCTCCTGTAGAAACCTACGATAAAATACAGCACGGTAATGGGGTCTGGGCGCCTTGCATTCGTTTTCATAATGAGGAATATTATATTTTTTATCCTGATCCCGATTTCGGAATTTATATGACGAAAACTAAAAATCCGTACGGTAAATGGTCAGAACCTGTTTTGATTAAAGCAGCGAAAGGTATTATAGATCCCGCTCCTTTTTGGGATGAAGATGGGAAGGCTTATCTGGGTTATGCATTAGCAGGAAGCCGTGCCGGAACCAAAAGTGTTTTAATGCTTTGTACCATAGATCCTGTAAGCTGTATGGCTAATGATGATGAGATGCTTTTGTTTGATGGTCATAAAAACCATACAACGGTTGAAGGACCTAAATTCTATAAACGAAATGGCTATTATTATGTTTTTGCTCCTGCAGGCGGTGTCGCAACAGGCTGGCAGTTAATCCTGAGGTCTAAATCTATTTATGGGCCTTATGAAGAAAAGGTTGTGTTGGAACAAGGAAAAACAGTTGTAAATGGTCCACATCAGGGCGCTTGGGTTGATACAGTAACAGGAGAAGACTGGTTTATACATTTTCAGGATCAGGGTGCTTATGGCCGTGTCGTACATTTAAATCCGATGAGTTGGAAAAATGACTGGCCGGTTATGGGAGTTGATAATGATAAAAATGGTATTGGAGAGCCTGTGCTGACTTTTAAAAAACCAAATGTAAATGGGCAATATCCCTTAGCAACTCCTCCGGATTCTGACGAATTTAATGAGCCTATGCAAGGTTTACAGTGGCAATGGCATGCTAATAAACAGTTGGTCTGGGGTTATCCTTCGGCTGGTATGGGTTATTTCCGTTTGAATTGTATTCCAAAGCCAGCAGATTTTAAAAGTTTATGGCAGGTGCCTAATATTCTGGCGCAAAAATTTCCTGCTGAAGAGTTTATGGCAACTTCTAAAATAACATTTACCCCCAATTTTGATAATGAACAATTTGGATTGGTTGTGATGGGAAGAAGTTATAGCAGTTTATCCGTTAAACAAATTAATGGTCAATTAAAATTAATGCAGTTATCTGCGGCTAAAGCCGATAAAGGAGCTGTAGAAATTGCAACTGAAATTGCAACACTTTCTAATAATACTTTTTATTTCAGAGTGACGGTTCAAAAAGGAGGAAAGTGCCAGTTTTATTACAGTTTAGATGATAAAAAGTATATAAAAGCCGGTTCTGAATTTATTGCTTCTGAAGGAACTTGGATAGGTTCAAAAGTTGGTTTTGTGGCTTTGAGAGAAGGAACAATAAATAATGCCGGCTATGCAGATATAGACTGGTTTAGAATATCTAAAATTGAAAAATAAGGTTTTAAGTTTAAGTTTAATTTTTTTTCGATCTGGTGGTTATGGTTTAAGTCATTAAGTATTTTTGTGGTTAATTGTAATTAGTTACTTTTACTGGCACTAGGATAAAAGAAGTCTTCGGACTTCTTTTTTTATTTCTAAAGAATTCTGTTTTCTAAAAAAGTTTTTTAACCACAACCCGAGCGATAGCGAACAGGCGAAGCAATTACACAAATTTTTACAAATTAATTTCTACAGTTATTGGGCAGACTTTTTAGTTCATTAAAAAAACTTAAACTTTAAATAATATTACTTAGCGTCTCTGCGTCTTTGCGAGCAAATTCCAAATTGGTTTACTAAATAATCTCGCAAAGTGGTTAAATCGCAAAGTTTTAATATAGATTTTTAGTCGATCTAACTTTTATGTTTTTGTCGGTATTCTGTTGGAGTATCTCCGTATTTGTTTTTAAAGGATTTAGTAAAATACTTCATATCTGAAAAACCTGTCATATCAGCTATCTCTTTAATCAATAACTGACTGTCAGACAATAATTGTGCGGCACGTTTTATTCTGATATCACGAATAAATTCAACAGGAGAATAACCTGTTAAACTCTTTATTTTATAGTATAATGTAGTTCGATTCAAGCCCACTGTACTACCGAGAATTTCAACGGAAAATTCA includes these proteins:
- a CDS encoding RagB/SusD family nutrient uptake outer membrane protein codes for the protein MKKYIYTAFVLLALGTVSCNEDFLETTSPSKLSSQTVFNTTSMAKAAVMGVYGKITDTYIYGQKLSVNWQGVSDIETNSGFSTTGYNSTSSDSGAGNFYDDPYNTTTKWESLFQFAELASSAVDGIRNSPVFESKANEMKPLLGEALTLKALAYFELVRFWGDIPYKGEPSKSDLSNVYIGKTDRDVVYAELVKDLTEAVGYLPYLKMAPEYTTAERISKAFAKGLLARVALFAGGWSLHDGNLFSDENVEHHPTMQAENGYYVGRVKNWRDYYQIAAQQTAEILGSSEHQHSLDPNYENIWKTVCNLGQNASNENLFEVAFGLGNNGDIGSLMGYEVASNTKYGSRGFGGSYVSSQAYYFYSFDPDDLRRDTTLSWTSYGSENKETMKTDALSVSFAKWRLDWMNPSYLSLHKTANSRIATGVNWIIMRYSDIYLMFAEAESQLSNPDNVNAVAKMSPRQALETVRARAFGSNSSKVKQYDANFFNAIVNERAWEFGCEAIRKHDLVRWGLLYDKIETMKKTLCLMLDNQQAVTIFDKTYQASDFPQTIYYKFKNAEYIDKSSINYYRNLGASPGPEYLSASWFTKNAQKPTSGTNKNYIDWPVRILLAGTGINKSYDYSSFLGSMANGGEIQSNLVQYAMGNKSCNYRHYFCIYYEDLFESKGNLTNSYGY
- a CDS encoding pectate lyase family protein, which gives rise to MYKKLTGTVIGIFCIYSILSFMPSQKRYKNLDPSKEKLRNQEPLEEPFAFPGAEGGGSKATGGRGGKVIKVTSLEDTDTPGTLRNAINQKGARIIVFDISGTIYLKSALHIKNNDITIAGQTAPGDGICVAHYDVSVSADNVIMRYLRFRMGDLNKIEADALGGRFQKNVIIDHCSVSWSTDECVSFYQNENFTLQWCIISEALKNSFHAKGSHGYGGIWGGKNATFHHNLVASNDSRNPRLGEYANHAFALTDLVDLRNNVIYNWGGNSCYGGEAMNVNIVNCYYKPGPATVKKDRIISIDKNTKGNISPNPVYNIWGKYYINGNVIEGSPQTTKDNWTYGVFNQFSPGYGAVSDADKKAIKQNTPHKALPVTTHTAQKAYDLVLQYAGASLIRDAVDIRIINDVKSGNVTIKDGGNGSKNGMIDTQNAVGGWPNLASGITLKDTDNDGMPDEWEKSNGLHPVKNDANGHNLSKIYDNIEVYLNSIIAKQTEEQLKL
- a CDS encoding glycoside hydrolase family 95 protein, translating into MKIAKYQRIASFLCFMLATVQLNAQKLVLQYDKPASNWNEALPIGNGRLGAMIFGNPQKEELQLNEETIWAGEPGNNVPKNTYTSIEAIRKLIFDKKYKEAQDLANETFPRKAPKDLNYGMPYQTAGSLWLDFPEHEKFSDYKRDLDIEKAVTSVSYKVNGVSYKREILASFSDDVVIVKLTADKKKSISFSITSTSPQLLHSVRTTENRLIFEGTSGSVDNKVGKINYVGQVGCTLKGGTLTVKADKLFIDKADEVVIRIALATNFKNYKDLSENPFQKSEAVLEKASQKNYATAYQNHVSAYQKYFNRVSLNLGDSPQSKKTTDVRIKEFNASYDPQLVALYFQFGRYLLISSSQPGNQPANLQGIWNHKLSPPWDSKYTVNINTEMNYWPAETTNLSEMHQPLFSMLKDLAATGQESAKEMYHARGWNLHHNTDLWRITGIVDGGFYGMWPMGGAWLTQHLWQHYLYTGDTAFLKEYYPVMKGAAQFYLDVLQEEPEKKWLVVSPSISPENTYQGGIGVSAGTTMDNQLVFDVFNNIINASKVLETDKNFADSVAVALKRLPPMQIGQHSQLQEWLHDWDKPNDKHRHISHLYGLFPSGQLSPLRTPELVEAAKNTLISRGDVSTGWSMGWKVNWWARLLDGNKAFKLIKDQLRPAPMESKGESGGTYPNLFDAHPPFQIDGNFGCTAGISEMLLQSYDGVVHLLPALPDEWTKGNVSGLKVQGGFEIKEMKWDKGSIISVTIKSNLGGNLRLRSYSKLKGKGLITAEGENPNSFFKIPEVQSPIISAKAKLIGLKSPKVFEYDITTEKAGSYTFYAEE
- a CDS encoding glycoside hydrolase family 43 protein, whose amino-acid sequence is MKIKYVALACLVLTKMGSVYAQKNTETLSKVWVSDLGNGNYKNPIIYADYSDPDVCRVGKDYFMTASSFNCIPGLPILHSNDLVNWKLVNYALPKQPPVETYDKIQHGNGVWAPCIRFHNEEYYIFYPDPDFGIYMTKTKNPYGKWSEPVLIKAAKGIIDPAPFWDEDGKAYLGYALAGSRAGTKSVLMLCTIDPVSCMANDDEMLLFDGHKNHTTVEGPKFYKRNGYYYVFAPAGGVATGWQLILRSKSIYGPYEEKVVLEQGKTVVNGPHQGAWVDTVTGEDWFIHFQDQGAYGRVVHLNPMSWKNDWPVMGVDNDKNGIGEPVLTFKKPNVNGQYPLATPPDSDEFNEPMQGLQWQWHANKQLVWGYPSAGMGYFRLNCIPKPADFKSLWQVPNILAQKFPAEEFMATSKITFTPNFDNEQFGLVVMGRSYSSLSVKQINGQLKLMQLSAAKADKGAVEIATEIATLSNNTFYFRVTVQKGGKCQFYYSLDDKKYIKAGSEFIASEGTWIGSKVGFVALREGTINNAGYADIDWFRISKIEK